A window from Chryseobacterium vaccae encodes these proteins:
- a CDS encoding alpha-2-macroglobulin family protein, with protein MRNVKLLMMLLCFSFYPKMQAQQYYDGQWKKITDNGARGAYKSNLPIILDIQNQAMKENNVLQLIRSLKAEFSIVNRTVDDDQNDAVSKFFNKLQTTEAKLKGEEQLVFRVLMNEFFQDYYSQNSWKINSRTNINSQDLSKIETWSKLDFKNYLSKSYQELDSRKPEMKKIDLQKYQDMLTETKDIAYFPTLLDWYSLKKIAFLSDNGFFTKNELTENRTKINTVFDELIAQNSGNSKLYFMKEKLTENCDYNRCKDKLEQLQSLLKSGTEGDYKVVIMEEIMSELIIKKNIKEALAVADQAKKQYPKSLFLENIKNRENQITNPLLTIKYEQQTQSNLPVHIVAEHKNVSEFSLNIYEVKEDFLPFMQYIQGSYNNTFGNIKKNLVRKETFQLADAKDYQNHKTSLEIKPLPAGAYVAEYAVAGSNDKNSDSRQNFYFLVSGNRIIYQNKTDRNQLSNEMKLVSSENGNPITNEGLTFYEFVSNKTLNKIDGKTNENGIFKFPSTASNAYYRTFLIRQPKSNDFQIMQVYGNSGTAEEYNPNKQSRLQAQIFTDRAIYRPGQIVYFKVINTKIDKEIESVTAGLKQKITLQDANGQDVSSQDFTTSEFGSYHGSFTLPKGQLNGVFYLRTDAGSQGYKDFRVEEYKRPKFEVTFDPVKDEYKYGQTIELKGKAMMFSGVALSNTTVNYEIKKHNIRWRYFWWYPRGNDNENSILGEAKTNEKGEFVIRLDLKKDETLEGIQIDNYEINASVTDINGETQSADTQLKVASVSHYIKADELNNAFSDENVKLKVETRNYNEQDLKKSYQVKLSKLAAPDRIFRENFQSAVQDLPKFSKEEFINRFPHDLFDKNDEVKNWKTEKVLMEKQQQPSAELDLGKLDAGDYQLELYNIEGKDTIKSSQNFSVWDKGALKPAQKTFLKVIEPKNEFSRGEKAKIYVYSAIPDATVNVFVQDGTGKTVSETHKLKKGVLEYTTDIPKDKGISALNLQFQVVAFNDVQTKSVVLKIKDSEQPLKIETVTFRDKMEPGSKEKWSVKVSGNDKEKINAEVLANMYDMSLDQFAANSFNWQKLYMPYSLITSYEIGEYLQQAYYQKRLKYYNGKSVQVPGFNWFDNDIYGYVAGNIGGLARNKMAPAPTAIAKEVSVDEVVMMAYGQKKAMKVEAQAADADGVLDVDDQAVNSEDLEKVPVRQNLNETAFFYPDLKTDAEGNVSFEFTSPEALTKWKLMFLAHTKDARAAVLEKQVVTQKEFSVTPNYPRFLREGDELNLQSKLSNLTDKKLSGSAELQILDAFTNENITSKFGINAGAQNFNLSENGNSALTWKLKVPNNVSSIIMKVVAKAGAYSDGEQQAVAVLPNRMLVTDAVPVFVKEGETKTFVLENLKNTNSTTISNVSNTLELTTNPIWEIMFALPSLKNDQNNSADVVFNKWFADILASEIFRANPKMKTVFEEYQNKGLLNSNLEKNQELKQLLLEETPWVLESKNENEQMQKLALLFDVNTMRNSISQSWDDFRKLQNPDGGFSWYSGYPSSYGTSLYILKNLGKINSWLKDNVKDYQGTEQNELVAKLVQYVDSEVSKYWDVKKENVWNNWTMDYLDTRNYWEKQYPLKGKGATLKSLVKQKAKTAKITDFTFFGLHRAALLMNDYGLKDVSDKLMNYLKETSTDTKTQGVYWKQNLNDWGWFGSKVVNHAGALEAFNKLKANDQKFIEDMKIWLVTQKEVNSWGSSRGTSEVIFTILNSGKSWTSAESDKATIIWGGKELAPQTQATGYVKSAVKTDAVDKNLATVTITKPGPGIVQGGLFWQYYEDLDKIKSSENYISVTKELYKKIKTVNGEELQKISSETPLKVGDKVTVRMILNTDRAMEFIHIKDMRAAGFEPLDVLSGYQWKNNLGYYQSTKDASTNFYIQYMPKGKYVFEYDVVVNASGKFSNGITTMQNYYAPQMNSHIKGTAVSILE; from the coding sequence ATGAGAAATGTCAAACTATTAATGATGTTGCTGTGTTTTAGCTTTTACCCTAAAATGCAGGCGCAACAGTATTACGACGGACAATGGAAAAAGATTACGGACAACGGCGCCAGAGGAGCTTACAAATCCAATCTTCCCATTATTTTAGACATACAAAACCAGGCCATGAAAGAAAATAATGTACTTCAGCTGATTCGTTCCCTGAAAGCGGAATTCAGTATCGTAAACCGGACCGTAGACGATGATCAGAATGATGCCGTCTCCAAGTTTTTTAACAAGCTTCAGACCACAGAAGCTAAACTGAAAGGAGAAGAGCAGCTGGTGTTCAGGGTTCTGATGAATGAGTTTTTTCAGGATTATTACAGTCAGAACTCCTGGAAGATAAATAGCAGAACCAATATCAACTCTCAGGATCTGTCAAAGATAGAAACCTGGAGCAAGCTGGATTTTAAAAACTATCTCTCCAAAAGCTATCAGGAACTGGACAGCCGCAAACCGGAAATGAAAAAGATTGACCTGCAGAAATACCAGGATATGCTGACAGAAACAAAGGATATCGCTTATTTTCCAACGCTTCTTGACTGGTATTCCTTAAAAAAGATAGCTTTCCTTTCTGACAACGGATTTTTTACAAAAAATGAACTTACAGAAAACAGAACAAAAATCAATACTGTTTTCGATGAGCTTATTGCGCAGAACAGCGGAAATTCAAAGCTCTATTTCATGAAAGAAAAATTGACGGAAAACTGTGATTACAACCGTTGTAAAGATAAACTTGAACAGCTTCAGAGTCTCTTGAAATCCGGAACAGAAGGTGATTACAAAGTAGTCATCATGGAAGAGATCATGAGTGAGCTTATCATCAAAAAGAACATAAAAGAAGCTCTGGCTGTTGCAGATCAGGCGAAAAAGCAGTACCCGAAATCGCTCTTCCTTGAAAACATTAAAAACAGGGAAAACCAGATCACCAATCCGCTGCTTACCATTAAATATGAGCAGCAGACGCAGAGTAATCTGCCTGTTCATATTGTTGCAGAACATAAAAATGTATCCGAATTCTCCCTGAACATTTATGAAGTAAAAGAAGACTTTCTTCCATTCATGCAATACATACAGGGCAGCTATAACAATACATTCGGAAACATCAAAAAAAATCTGGTAAGAAAAGAAACTTTCCAGCTTGCCGATGCCAAAGATTATCAGAATCATAAAACTTCTCTGGAGATTAAACCTCTTCCGGCAGGAGCTTATGTTGCTGAATATGCAGTAGCAGGATCAAATGATAAGAACAGCGATTCCAGACAGAATTTCTATTTTCTGGTTTCCGGAAACAGGATCATTTATCAGAACAAAACGGACCGTAATCAGCTTTCCAATGAAATGAAACTGGTAAGCAGTGAGAATGGAAACCCTATAACGAATGAAGGTCTTACTTTTTATGAATTTGTTTCCAATAAAACATTAAATAAAATTGATGGCAAAACCAATGAAAATGGAATTTTCAAATTTCCGTCTACAGCCAGCAATGCCTACTACAGAACATTCCTGATCCGCCAGCCGAAAAGCAACGATTTCCAGATCATGCAGGTCTACGGAAACAGCGGAACGGCAGAAGAATATAATCCGAATAAACAATCCCGTCTCCAGGCTCAGATCTTTACCGACAGAGCCATCTACAGACCGGGACAGATCGTTTATTTTAAAGTGATCAATACAAAAATTGATAAGGAAATAGAATCTGTAACGGCAGGTCTGAAGCAGAAAATTACCCTTCAGGATGCCAACGGTCAGGATGTTTCCTCCCAGGATTTTACCACCAGCGAATTTGGTTCCTATCACGGCAGTTTTACCCTTCCAAAAGGCCAGCTGAACGGTGTTTTCTACTTGAGAACAGATGCAGGTTCTCAAGGCTATAAAGATTTCAGGGTGGAAGAATACAAGAGACCTAAGTTTGAAGTAACCTTTGATCCTGTAAAAGACGAATATAAATACGGACAGACCATAGAGCTGAAAGGAAAAGCAATGATGTTTTCCGGAGTGGCTTTAAGCAATACCACGGTAAATTATGAGATCAAAAAACATAATATCCGATGGAGATATTTCTGGTGGTACCCGCGTGGAAATGATAATGAAAACTCTATTCTGGGCGAAGCGAAAACCAATGAAAAAGGAGAATTTGTCATTCGTCTGGACCTTAAAAAAGATGAAACTTTAGAAGGAATTCAGATCGATAATTATGAAATCAATGCTTCCGTAACAGACATTAATGGAGAAACCCAATCCGCAGATACACAGCTGAAGGTAGCTTCAGTTTCCCACTACATAAAAGCAGATGAGCTTAACAATGCCTTCAGTGATGAAAATGTAAAGCTGAAAGTGGAAACCAGAAACTACAACGAACAGGATCTGAAAAAATCTTACCAGGTTAAGCTTTCCAAACTGGCGGCTCCGGACAGAATTTTCAGAGAGAACTTCCAGTCGGCGGTTCAGGATCTTCCGAAGTTTTCAAAAGAAGAATTCATCAACAGATTTCCTCATGATCTTTTCGATAAAAATGATGAGGTTAAAAACTGGAAAACAGAGAAGGTGCTTATGGAAAAACAGCAGCAGCCTTCAGCAGAACTGGATTTAGGAAAACTGGATGCAGGAGATTATCAGTTGGAGCTTTATAATATCGAAGGAAAAGATACCATTAAATCCTCTCAGAACTTCAGTGTCTGGGATAAAGGAGCCTTAAAACCGGCACAGAAAACCTTCCTGAAAGTCATTGAACCTAAAAATGAATTCTCAAGAGGGGAGAAGGCGAAAATATATGTTTATTCTGCAATACCGGATGCCACAGTGAATGTTTTTGTACAGGACGGAACCGGAAAAACCGTTTCAGAAACCCATAAACTGAAAAAAGGAGTACTGGAATATACCACAGACATTCCTAAAGATAAAGGAATTTCTGCGCTGAATCTTCAGTTCCAGGTCGTAGCATTCAACGATGTGCAGACAAAATCTGTAGTCCTGAAAATTAAAGATTCAGAACAGCCACTGAAAATAGAAACCGTAACCTTCAGAGATAAGATGGAACCGGGTTCAAAAGAAAAATGGAGCGTAAAAGTTTCAGGAAATGACAAGGAAAAAATAAATGCTGAGGTACTGGCCAATATGTATGATATGTCACTGGATCAGTTTGCGGCTAACAGTTTCAACTGGCAGAAGCTTTATATGCCTTATTCTCTGATCACCTCATATGAAATCGGTGAATATCTGCAGCAGGCTTATTATCAGAAAAGATTGAAATACTATAACGGTAAATCTGTGCAGGTTCCTGGCTTCAACTGGTTTGATAATGACATCTATGGTTATGTAGCTGGAAATATAGGAGGTTTAGCCCGTAACAAAATGGCCCCTGCTCCTACTGCCATTGCAAAAGAAGTAAGTGTTGATGAAGTTGTGATGATGGCATATGGGCAGAAAAAAGCAATGAAAGTTGAGGCTCAGGCAGCAGATGCTGACGGAGTATTAGATGTTGACGATCAGGCTGTAAATTCAGAAGACCTTGAAAAAGTTCCTGTACGCCAGAATCTGAACGAAACAGCCTTCTTCTATCCCGATCTGAAAACCGATGCGGAAGGAAACGTAAGCTTTGAATTTACTTCTCCGGAAGCCCTTACAAAATGGAAGCTGATGTTCCTGGCCCATACCAAAGATGCCAGAGCAGCTGTATTGGAAAAACAGGTCGTGACCCAGAAAGAGTTCTCTGTAACCCCTAATTATCCAAGATTCCTGAGGGAGGGGGATGAACTGAATCTTCAGTCTAAATTATCGAATCTTACCGATAAAAAATTAAGCGGTTCTGCGGAATTACAGATTCTGGATGCGTTCACCAATGAGAATATTACTTCAAAATTCGGAATCAATGCAGGAGCTCAGAACTTTAATTTAAGTGAAAACGGAAATTCTGCCCTGACATGGAAGCTTAAAGTTCCGAATAATGTTTCGTCTATCATCATGAAAGTGGTAGCCAAAGCAGGAGCTTATTCAGATGGTGAGCAGCAGGCAGTAGCCGTACTTCCTAACAGAATGCTGGTAACAGATGCTGTTCCTGTTTTTGTAAAAGAAGGAGAAACCAAAACATTTGTCCTGGAAAATCTTAAGAATACAAACTCAACAACAATTTCCAATGTTTCCAATACACTGGAACTGACTACCAATCCGATCTGGGAGATCATGTTTGCATTGCCAAGCCTGAAAAATGATCAGAATAATTCTGCCGATGTCGTGTTCAACAAATGGTTTGCGGATATTTTAGCCTCTGAGATCTTCAGAGCCAATCCGAAAATGAAAACTGTTTTTGAAGAATACCAGAACAAAGGATTGCTGAATTCAAATCTGGAGAAAAATCAGGAACTGAAACAGCTTTTACTTGAAGAAACCCCTTGGGTACTGGAAAGTAAAAATGAAAACGAACAGATGCAGAAACTGGCGCTGTTATTTGATGTTAATACGATGAGAAACTCCATCAGCCAAAGCTGGGACGATTTCAGAAAACTACAGAACCCTGACGGCGGATTCTCATGGTATTCCGGGTATCCAAGCTCGTACGGAACTTCTTTATACATTCTTAAAAACTTAGGAAAGATCAATTCATGGTTAAAAGATAATGTAAAAGATTATCAGGGAACAGAACAGAATGAGCTTGTTGCAAAACTGGTTCAGTATGTTGATAGTGAGGTCAGCAAATACTGGGATGTGAAAAAAGAAAATGTGTGGAATAACTGGACGATGGATTACCTTGATACCCGTAACTACTGGGAAAAACAATATCCTTTGAAAGGAAAAGGAGCTACATTGAAATCATTGGTAAAACAAAAAGCAAAAACCGCGAAGATCACTGATTTCACTTTCTTCGGACTTCACCGTGCTGCATTACTGATGAATGACTATGGCCTGAAAGACGTTTCGGATAAACTGATGAATTACCTGAAAGAAACCTCCACAGACACAAAAACACAGGGCGTTTACTGGAAACAGAACCTGAATGACTGGGGCTGGTTCGGATCAAAAGTAGTGAATCATGCAGGAGCTCTGGAAGCGTTCAATAAGCTGAAGGCTAATGACCAGAAGTTCATTGAAGATATGAAAATCTGGTTGGTAACCCAGAAAGAAGTAAACTCATGGGGCAGCTCAAGAGGAACCTCAGAAGTGATCTTTACCATCCTGAACTCAGGAAAGTCATGGACCAGTGCTGAAAGTGATAAAGCTACAATCATTTGGGGCGGAAAAGAGCTGGCACCTCAGACCCAGGCAACCGGATATGTGAAATCTGCCGTAAAAACAGACGCTGTAGATAAAAACTTAGCAACCGTTACCATTACAAAACCCGGACCTGGAATTGTTCAGGGAGGACTGTTCTGGCAGTATTACGAAGATCTGGATAAGATTAAATCTTCAGAAAACTATATCTCGGTGACCAAAGAGCTGTATAAAAAGATAAAAACAGTGAATGGAGAGGAACTTCAGAAAATTTCGTCTGAAACCCCGCTGAAAGTAGGAGACAAAGTAACCGTAAGAATGATCCTGAATACAGACCGCGCTATGGAATTCATCCATATTAAAGATATGCGTGCTGCAGGATTTGAACCTTTAGATGTGCTGTCCGGATACCAGTGGAAAAATAATTTAGGATATTATCAGTCCACCAAAGATGCCTCCACCAACTTCTACATCCAGTACATGCCGAAAGGGAAGTATGTATTTGAATATGATGTGGTTGTCAATGCTTCAGGAAAGTTCTCCAACGGGATTACCACGATGCAGAATTACTATGCTCCGCAGATGAATTCACACATAAAAGGAACAGCCGTTTCTATTTTGGAATGA